The following is a genomic window from Staphylococcus saccharolyticus.
CTTTGTTATTTTAAAATCTTTGAGTAGTTCATAATTAATAGTACTTTAACTATAAAATGCATAAATAATTAAGAAAGTGATCGTAGATAAACATATAGGTGTGAATATAATAACAATTAATGGTTTGAACGCTCGAGATAATACATCTTTTATAGCAACGTTCAAGCCTAATGCTACCATGGCCATTAGTATACATATCGTCGTTATAATATTTAATACATACATTACCATATGAGGAATATGAATAAATGTATTTGCACATGCTATAATAATGAAACCAATTAAAAAGTAAGGCACATCAATGCGTTGTTTACTAGTATTTGAAGCATTTTTATAGTTAATCATCATCATCAGAATAATACTTAGAGGAATAAGTAGGAATACACGACCTAACTTTCCTAATAAAGCGAGTTTCATCGCTTCTGAGCCGCCGACGCCTGCAGTTAAAACGACATGCGCAATTTCATGGAGACTGACACCTGTCCAGGCACCATATGTTGAAGCGGGAAGTTTAAAGATTGTTTCAATAGCTGTATAAATAAGAGCGAAGCCTGTTC
Proteins encoded in this region:
- a CDS encoding YeiH family protein, encoding MKSTAQIRFTKGLLFTCMIATISLLLAKLPILSTFGALSIAIILAMIYRQIFGYPEEARSGITFTSKRLLKFAIILYGLKLNMNDVLGKGWKLLLIDIGVAIFAISVTIMFNQLIKGDTGITLLLGIGTGICGAAAIGATAPILKSKEKDTAISVGIIAIVGTGFALIYTAIETIFKLPASTYGAWTGVSLHEIAHVVLTAGVGGSEAMKLALLGKLGRVFLLIPLSIILMMMINYKNASNTSKQRIDVPYFLIGFIIIACANTFIHIPHMVMYVLNIITTICILMAMVALGLNVAIKDVLSRAFKPLIVIIFTPICLSTITFLIIYAFYS